Proteins encoded by one window of Octopus bimaculoides isolate UCB-OBI-ISO-001 chromosome 4, ASM119413v2, whole genome shotgun sequence:
- the LOC106884464 gene encoding uncharacterized protein K02A2.6-like, with product MGVVEKIDYSYWASPTVYVKKKKKIRLCADFSTGLNGCLGKYNYLLPNPEEIFSKLNGDKLFSKLDLSDAYLQTQMEDDCTKLLTINTHKSLYKFNRLPFGIKVVPAML from the coding sequence ATGGGAGTGGTTGAAAAGATCGACTACTCATATTGGGCGTCTCCAACAGtgtatgttaaaaagaaaaagaaaattcgatTATGTGCAGATTTCTCGACGGGACTAAACGGATGTTTAGGGAAGTATAACTACCTATTACCTAACCCAGAAGAAATATTCTCGAAACTAAATGGTGATAAATTGTTCTCGAAATTAGATCTTTCTGATGCTTATTTACAAACACAAATGGAAGACGACTGTACCAAACTTCTAACAATTAATACCCATAAAAGTCTGTACAAATTTAACCGGCTTCCGTTTGGCATAAAAGTTGTTCCGGCTATGCTCTAA